CCAACAAGCAGTTTCTCCAGTTTGATCCGGCACCCCGAAGAGGTGAGCCACATTCTGCAAACGCCCGCAAAACACCTGAGTACTTTTTGTAAACGAACAGAAACGTAATTTAAAACAGTATCGACCCCTACTACGGCTATTCAGTCCCTTGGGCCGGCCTCTTGTCTGATTTACTCCAATTTATTTCATTTCGCACAAACGTTTTTCCCCAAATCCCGTGTTGCCCTGCAAGAGGTCAAACCTCGACTCCCCAATGCCTCGGTCCATTTCGATGCCATAGTGGTAAATCATGTGATTGCTTGCCTTCCACGATTCAAGCATGTTTCGGTAGCCACCGTCTACGTCATAGCGTGCCCGTCTTCATCGCCACCAGGCATGACAAAGTGGCCCTCATCCATAACTTCGCCTGCACAGGACGGTGTCCGGGCGTTGCCAAATACTCGTTCCCGATGGCGTCGACGTCGTTGCAAAAACACTGCGATGCCGAAAGCCAGGGCCAAAAACGAAGCAACAAAAAAGACGGAAATTGACGTTCTCTTGGTCACGATAGGCTCCGCGCGGAGGTTTTCAATGGGGCCGTCTTGCGAGTGCTCCGGACCGTACCGCAGGAATTCGCAGTGGGGGCCATAAAAAGCGTCGTTACAAGTACATCCCAGGTGCTGATAGGCCGTGTTGGTAGAAACATTTTCTGGGCCTACTTGCGCCCCCATCAGAGTACTGTATACAGCATCAAATTAGTACGGTAAAGTGAGTTGGTTGCACTGCCTCAGCCACAAAACAAAATATAGGACCCGGCTTACCTTTTGCACTTTCCTCCGTTTGTGCAGAACGTCAACGACGAGTCTGGGTCAAACCTACCGCTGCAATATTCGGTATAGGGATCCCGGCACATTTTCCCAGCAAATGCGCTCACGCGGTCGGCAATGGTACAGTCGCACATCCAAGTGCCAGAGATTTTTGATTGTGCACAGGGAACACCATTGTGGCAGACGCGGTCGGGAAGCGAACACTGCTGAACCCTGTAATCACAAGCAAGCCCGCCATATCCAGACGGGCAAATGCATTCTTCAACGAGACTCCCGGATTGAACATGACGAGCGAGCTCGCCATTGTCTTCTAAAATATACGTGCAGTAGCCGTTGTTAAGGCAATCGAGGTCGCAGTTTTCTGCTCCGTTAATACTACCGTTGATAACAACGGATTGCGACAGGAACAAGAAGATGCACTGCAGCGCAATCGGCCACCCATTAAATCTCATATTCATGAGTGTTGGCGTTGTCGAAGTTGCTGTACTCGGGTTCGATGAGTGCTCGCGCTGTGCTTGGCAAAGCCCGAGGTAGACACGAATGTGCTCGAGCGATGCGGTATCAGGCGCGGCCTGGTCTATTTTGGATCAAAAACGTGTGATTTCATCTTCCTACCGGTATTCACACGACCTGTGACAACCTAATTAACTGTAGATTGCTTTCTTACCATAAGTGCGAGAGTCATTTTTGTTGCTCCAGCAAAAATGGCAAGGGAAATTTTTGTATTTGGTCACTTTCAGTAGCACAATAAAAGATACCAGGATAGATTTTTTGGCGGCATTACTGCTACATTTATTGCTCTCAAAGTCGATGTAGAAGTGTTGACAAAAAATATTTGTTGAGCGAAAATTGCTTCGCAACTTGGGGGACGGCTCCCGTGTTGTCGTGATTGGGTCGTGAGTGCGTTGCTACGTTGGGTTGGCAAAGATATCAACCCTACTTCACAGAGTCAGTCGAGTGGTACATTTCGAGGAGGACAACCATTGTTGGCATTGTGAGATCCGTAATAAAAACACAAAACGAAAGAGTAGTAGCTAGCGCCAAGCAAGCGTGCTGTTGTGCTGTTTGGCAATTATGAAGTCCATTGTGTTGCTATCTGCCACTGCCCTGATGGGCTGTGACGCCTTCCAGGCTTGGAGCATTACCGCTGCACAGAATTATCTTGCTCGCTCTTTCTTCGATGCGCATCGGATCGATACTGAGTTTCGAACAAGATATCCAAGACACAACGTTTTGTCCCGCTTATCCGGGTCCACTTCTGGCATTGACCCTGCTCCCCAGGTCTTTGCTTCTGGCTTTTCCACGAAAACCGATCTCGTCGAAGCTTTACAGGAGGCAGTGGAAATGGCTGTTAGAGCTTTGCCTCCGGCAGCAGCAGAAAACCCGATCATCGATTTGTGTACAGTATCGGTGTCGTCTTTATATGACGGAGGTTCAAGCCCACCGACAACGGTGGTAATCCCGACAATTGTAGAAACTGCCCGGTCAAAGTACGGGATCATTCAACACTTGATTGGTAGTTCAGTGGCGGGGTGCATTGCGAGCGTCGCAACGACTGAAGTTGATAATGCTTTGACTGCTTGTCAACCTGTGGAGCTCGATGGAACTCCAGCTGTTTCAATTTCTCTGGCGATCCTTCCAGATGTACAGCTACGCACCTTTTTTTGCCAATCGGCTTATGTTCCTGACGATATTGGACGCATCAGTCCTGCAGAATGGAAGCGGGCCGTTGGACTCAGTGGCTTTTTGGAATCAAACAAGAAAGATGGTTCTGATACAGAACTTAGTCAGCAGGACTCGGTTGTCATGCTTTTACCGAGTCCGGCCTTCTCGACAGAGCTCGATGACTTCTTGCTCGGTCTCTCCCTCTACTTACCCCGAGCCCAAACTTTCGGCGGCATAGCAAGTACGGTCTCATCTCTCTCGCGCGCCAAGCTATACCGATATTCAGCTGCCAGTCACTTATCCGAGTGTTTGTCCGATGGTTGCGTTGGTGTTGCAATGACAGGGGATATCCAGATTCAAAGCATGGCTGCGCACGGCGCCAAACCTGTCGGTGGTATTTATCAAATACTCAAAGGCCAAGATTCAACAATCGGCGTTATTGTCCTGGACGAGACTGCAACTCAGGCCCTgaaggacgaagaagacaaCGTCGATAACGATAGCGACAATGATTCAGAAGAGTCAGAGCCATTGGACAAGAAAGCTGCTTTAGCACAAGCGTACGCCAAGGCCCAGATTCCGAAACCTGTTTTAGCCGAAGCCAATTTTTTGATGAGAACACTGTCAGATGAAGATCAAGCTTTTATGCGTCGACAGCTTTTAATTGGGATAGATAAGGGTGGTAGTATCGGTAGGTCTGCGAGCGAACTTGCGAGACTATCGGAAGGCGAAGGACACAGGTTCACCGTGCATAAAGTAGCCACTGCGGGCATGAAGGATGGAAGTGTCACGTTCTCGTTGGGAAGTATTGATGTTAAGACTGGTACGCGTATGAGATTCTTTGTGCGCGATTCGGAATTTGCCAAGAAGGAAGTCGAAGCTTTATGGTTCGGATACAAGAAGCGATTGTTAAACCAGCAGTTTGGGAAAGGCGAGCATACGACAGATTCCACTTTCACACGGTCGGGATGCTTTGTAATTCCAACTCTTGATCGAGGGAACAAGTTCTTTCAAGGCAAACCTGGGTATGAAAGTGGAACCGTTGCTCGCATTCTACCTACCCTTCCTACAATAAGTGGATTTTTTTCGAACGGCATCATTGGAATTACGGAGGGCGACGGTGATACTAGCACGGGTGTGCAGGGCAGCGCGACAGGTTACACATTGATTGGCAGTAAAACGGATCGACCAATATTTTCACCAGCAGCTGCAGCCGCTGCTCATACTGCAGCACAAGAAGAGAAGGAGGCCCAGGAAGCGGAAGCTGAAGCTCAGGCTCTTGTTGCGgaagctaacagtaaggtcGGGGAAAGTTATACCCAAGGAAGCAATGGCGTCGTGAAGACAGCACCTCGTTCCGAAGATGGAGAACTCATAATCAAACGCCGAGAGGTTCACTCCGGGCGAGCCATGACAGTTTCAGCCGTCGAATGGAGTGTAGCGGAAAAGGCGGCAATTCCAACGAGCACACTGGAAGGATTTATGTGGGACAAAGAAACAGAAGTTGACCGCTTCCGAGAGCGGGTACCTCTGGTCAATCTGGTATCTCAGTGCAGATTATCACAAAtggatccaaaagctccTAAACCTCGAGGCTTCGTTGTACCAATCCAGCAAATggtttcggaaggaaaatTTGTTGTTATTCCAGAATGCAAGCGAATGGAACCCACGATCGGGAGTTTGCGACGTCGCTATGATTTGAGTAAGCTTGCTCGCGATTTCACTTTTGACGGCGCTGTAGCCATTAGTGTGAATTGCGATGCAGTCCTCTTTGGCGGGTCTCTGGGCGACGTCACTGCAGCACGTGAAGCTGCTGGTAGCGCCGTGATTGATAGCATATCAGAGGAGGGAGTCGTCGTCCCCCCAATTCTCGCATCCGACTTGATCCTTTATCCGTATCAGCTTTATAAGCTGCGTTTGGCTGGCGCCGATGCAATTAACCTCTTGGTTGGAGCTCTAGAGAAGAAAGATCTGTCATACCTTACCAAGATAGCGTCTAGTCTTCAGCTTCAGTCATTTGCCACCGTAACTTCCGAAGTGCAATTACTGGAAGTGGCAAGTCTGCAGGAAGGGACCATTGACGGAATAATCGTATCCAATCGTGAGCTTGAAGACTTTTCCTTCGATATGACTGGGGAGCAAGCATTGTACCTGTTGAAAAGCAATGCTCTGGCGAAAGTCCGCGCAAAACATGGTGAAGACCTTCTTATCTTGGCTGAAGGAAGAGTCGGTATAATCGATCGTCCTCAGGCAGACAGCACAAGAAGTGCTAAGCTTTATATTACCGAATTAAGGGAAGCTGGCGCAGTGGGTGCGATAATGGGTGGTGCATTGGCAGTGGACGGAGGGGGGTATCAGCAGGTAGCGAAAATGGCGCAACTGTAGTACTCCAGTATTCGATTTCTTGGTTCTAGCACTTGCTTACTGTAAACGAGTAACACGCAATTTACCGTACAAATCTAATCTAGTCCGAAATCGGAGTCAACCGATCTGCCCAAAACGGCTCGTCGAGTTTGAGGAAACTAAATTCATAGCACTCTCGATTGTGCACGTTTACCTCCTTGTTGAACGTCACGAACGACTGCTCTGTCAAGGCGTCGAAGAAATCCGTAGCGTTCATGGGTAACCTATAGCTTTTTGTAGCTTTTACAGGAGACGGAATTCCATGAATCTCAATGAGTATCTGTCGTGCATCTACACCAACCCAATCTTTGTAGTTCGCCCATTCGCATCGTTCGCAGTCAATCTTAAGCAAGTCGATCGTCCGACCCTTGTGCTTGAGTTTGTCTTGAATCTCGCTGAAAGAAAGGATCTCTTCGCCGTTAATGAACGCGTCGTTATACTGTCTGTCGTAGCTGCTTCCTAGTCCCCACTGGTGATAGTGAATATTTCTTTCAGAATTTTCGGTACGATCAAAAGAACCAAAGTCGAAAACATGAATTTCGCAATGTTGGCCAACTATGTCAATCAATCCGTCTTCAAAATCGTACTGTCCTTTGCTTCCAAATGAATAAACAAGGCAGTCTTTCTTCATCAATCGGTGTGGATCGCACACCCACTTTGGTCCATCGCCGTGCCCCCCCCGACTCTAATGACGTGGGGGCAGGTAAATTCAGGTTGGAGGTTGTCGAGGTACCATCGCCATGGCTTTTCCCAACCTTGATTGGGATCTGCGGGATTTGCGTACTGTTCAAAGCTCAAGGCCTTTCGTCGCATACGCTCCCACGTAGAATCAGGAATATCGTCAAAGAAACCAAAAGAATGTTTCGAcgctgccgccgtcgacCACCGGGTGGTCTCGACTACAGTGGGCCCTTCCTGATCGAACGCGCAGCTGAGGTTGCCGATGGACGATCGATATTCTGAAATTGCGACGAACACGGCCAAGATACAAGCTCCTGCAAAGATTTTTGGCGAAGAGCGAGATGTTTTTCCGTCGCTTCTGTATGGTGTCGACGTTCGGTCTCCCATGGCTGCCaaagagaaaggaagaaaaTGAGGTGAAAATTGCGAAACTCGTTGTCAAACACTGTCGGTCCAACCGGTAAACGCCGATGAAGGAATGTGACATTGGCTGTGAGTTGGGAGTGTTATGCTGCAGTTGAAGCTGTGACCCCGAGAGCGGGACGGCGATGCAGTCTCGGACGCAAAGTAAAAAATGATAACGGTAACTCAACGGACTGGCTTTTCGACAGATTTACTGTTCATATTCCGATACAACTGCTCCCCTCGCATGAGGGCGGAAAAAGCCAGGGCTATAAGCTACGAGCACAATTTGGGATTACATTTTGGTTTACAATTAGGTGCGGGACCAAGCCTTGCTCTTAGCCCTGACCACTAGTGCTGCCGCTATTCGTCCCGTCCGTCTGGCTAGAGAGGTAGGTAATTGTGGATAAGCTACCGCATATTTAAATTGATTACAAAACAGGATCCACATACGTTTGTTGAATACCTCTGCTCCGACGCCATCTCGAATTTAACGCTATCTGTAATGAAAAAAGTTAAGTCATTTACATTTGACAGAGGTGTAGTATAATTTTTGTTATTCAATCCGAGGCCAAGTGTCTGCGTTCTTTCGTAACGAGGACTGTACATGCCTCATGGATTTTTAGAACCATTCCGCGGAACCACCAGGGTAGACCACGACATTTTTGTAGCCCGCTTTGGCTGCTATGTCTGCCGCCATACCGGCGCGCATACCTGATTTACAGGAAAAGACCAGCCTCTCGTCGGGCAGAGGTTTAGCAATGCCGTACTTTTTCTGGAACTCTTTCTCGGGCATGGCAAATGCTCCTTCCTGAATCAGATTCAGCGGGAACGTAATGACGCTGGGAGACAAAGGACCGGTCTGCGATACTTCGGCCGGGCTCCGCACGTCCAAAGCAACTGTGCGAGTCTTTCCTCTTCCGTTCGTATCTAGATCGGCCAAAAGCGATTGCATTTCCTCCTTGTTCACTCGTTCTGCTCCTTTCCCTGTTTCTAGAAAACTGAAAAGCTGTTTCATGAATCCCATCGTTGACTTAGTGCGAGTAGCGTGTGTTGGAGAACCATCCCTTGTGGAAGGCCTCATGACATAAACAGACCGTGTACCACGAGCTAAGGGTGAGAACCCTCGCGCAGACTGTGCCGCCAGGGCGGTAATTAAGAGAAATCCTCTGGTAAGCCTCATGATGAATTTAAATGGAACTTTTTCTCGTTGCAAATGCCTAGCTTGCGAAGTTGTGAGAGCCAATGGGTGGTTTGACTTGCCAGTGGAGATTGACACGCGGGTTCGCTTTCTCAGTAAAGGGCCTCTCACGGTCGTCACGTCCTCCTCGTTTGTCCGAGTATTCTGCATTGCTGTTGCAGATATCAGGATACAGTCACCGAGTCGACTCACCCTCAGGCCAATCGTTTGTGTATACTAAGACGCAACATCTTCGCCAATCGCTTGCCCAGCCGTCACGACAGTCGACAAACACTCCTGTGGAGAGACTTCTCGGTGCCTATCTAAGGAAGCGTTGGACTGCTGCTGGCCCTCGTTACGGGGCCTTTCGAACCTGTTGCATTGGCGCCTCAAAATATATTATGAATCAAAGCCATAAATAATCGTAAGTAAACTATTATCTGAATAAGCTTTCAGCTGGAAtatttttacagttagacttTTTAGATTTCCGATTGTTCCCTCAAAATATATTATGAATCAAAGCCATAAATAATCGTAAGTAAACTATTATCTGAATAAGCTTTCAGCTGGAAtatttttacagttagacttTTTAGATTTCCGATTGTTATAAGCAGGCCGCTTTCATAGTCACTGTCGATGCGATTTTTCTGGACCCAAATGTCGCAAATAACCACCAAAAAAATGTCTTAAACACCGCAGACGAACTGTTTTTCATGATGCTGGATCGGAACATACTGGGAAAAGGAGGAGCGAAATGGATTTAGTTAACAAAATCTAATTACTTGGGAAATCGCCTTTGATACTTAGCAAAATCTCTAGGTTTTGGCCGGATCAGTGAATATCCTCTTGAATTTATCGCTACTGGCAGGCTTGTCCAAAGTCCGATGAGAACGATGGACAAGTTGTAATTAACGTCAGAGCAAGGATTTCAATAATGATCTAATGTTTGATTTCTTACAATACAAGCAGATTTTAAAATTATAGGGATGTTGAGCACGATTTCGACTTTGGTTTTGCGAGATTTTTATCCTGGCAGATGGTCCGAAGTGTAGGAGCGAGGGTACCGAAGAGTTCGGCAATCCTGCATGAAAAAGTGGCGCAATGCGTAGTGTCGGCCTCCTATTCATCCTTCTCAAGGAAAACAACGTTTcgtcatttacagttaatcgTGGCCCAGATGACTTACATTGAAATTCCGGATAATACAAAGTCTTGATTGCCTCAAAGACGCGAAGCAGTGGTTGGCCTGCAGAGAAGCATAATTTCAGAGGAGCCTGTGATAAAAAATCATGCGAGCATCGAATGCGGCTTTGTGTGTCCTTCTCATCTTGACAGGATGCCAACTTGAAGGAAGCAGGAAATACACCAGCAAATTCAACCCGATAGTATGCGATGATGGTTGCGTTTCAAAGTCTAGGATTACACCACTCAACGGTCAGAAAGAATTCCATAGCCATCAACGCCCCAGCTACTATCCTGATTCGTCCGCTTTGCAAAGTCGACTTTCGTGGTCGTCGGTGCCAAGAGCGGATAAGATGCACAACGAAACATTTGTACATCGACAGAAACGAACTCCTCTGAAAAGCAACCAGCCTATTGTCTTTTTGGACGTAGGTCCGCAGAAGACATCCACTTCGGGTATTCAGAGCTTTCTGGCGGACAACGAAGACGGATTGAAGCTGCATGATAATATCACTCTACCTGCGCCTTTCCCTATAAGAATTGGTAACTCCACAAAAATGCTGAGGTTTATAAACTCGAGACATTTaatcttttgcttctccaGTAAAGAGACTAGGCCCAAGCAATGGAGACAATACCTGAGCTTATCCCCCCCTCTCTTTCATTGTGAGGAGGTTTTGAGCGCATTTCTCGACTTTGTCCGCACCGCACGAGCAAGTTCCAAAAACATTCTCATGTCGGTCGAGTGCTTGTCATTTTTAAACGCTGCGCAGATCCAGCACTTTGTCAAAACCTGCTTTGTGGGATGGGAAATTCGAGTCATAGTCGTTTACCGCCGTTTTGATGAGTGGCTTCCAAGTTTTCACTTTCAAGATACACGAAGTGATCGGGCTCATTTACGCTCCACGCTGGTGGAATATCTGGACAGCCCGGAGAGTCTACATGCAGCCGAGTTTGCGTACAGCCATGCAGTGGCCCAGCGATACCGGAGTATCGATCCTAATCTCACGATGTTGAATTTTCACCACATAGACAGTAATCGCAGTCTGATAGAGGAATTCCTCTGTCGTGGGTTGCAGGGTCTGGCACCGCATACGTGCCGTATCGCGGAGAAATGTGTCGCTCCCAA
The genomic region above belongs to Phaeodactylum tricornutum CCAP 1055/1 chromosome 16, whole genome shotgun sequence and contains:
- a CDS encoding predicted protein, whose protein sequence is MKSIVLLSATALMGCDAFQAWSITAAQNYLARSFFDAHRIDTEFRTRYPRHNVLSRLSGSTSGIDPAPQVFASGFSTKTDLVEALQEAVEMAVRALPPAAAENPIIDLCTVSVSSLYDGGSSPPTTVVIPTIVETARSKYGIIQHLIGSSVAGCIASVATTEVDNALTACQPVELDGTPAVSISLAILPDVQLRTFFCQSAYVPDDIGRISPAEWKRAVGLSGFLESNKKDGSDTELSQQDSVVMLLPSPAFSTELDDFLLGLSLYLPRAQTFGGIASTVSSLSRAKLYRYSAASHLSECLSDGCVGVAMTGDIQIQSMAAHGAKPVGGIYQILKGQDSTIGVIVLDETATQALKDEEDNVDNDSDNDSEESEPLDKKAALAQAYAKAQIPKPVLAEANFLMRTLSDEDQAFMRRQLLIGIDKGGSIGRSASELARLSEGEGHRFTVHKVATAGMKDGSVTFSLGSIDVKTGTRMRFFVRDSEFAKKEVEALWFGYKKRLLNQQFGKGEHTTDSTFTRSGCFVIPTLDRGNKFFQGKPGYESGTVARILPTLPTISGFFSNGIIGITEGDGDTSTGVQGSATGYTLIGSKTDRPIFSPAAAAAAHTAAQEEKEAQEAEAEAQALVAEANSKVGESYTQGSNGVVKTAPRSEDGELIIKRREVHSGRAMTVSAVEWSVAEKAAIPTSTLEGFMWDKETEVDRFRERVPLVNLVSQCRLSQMDPKAPKPRGFVVPIQQMVSEGKFVVIPECKRMEPTIGSLRRRYDLSKLARDFTFDGAVAISVNCDAVLFGGSLGDVTAAREAAGSAVIDSISEEGVVVPPILASDLILYPYQLYKLRLAGADAINLLVGALEKKDLSYLTKIASSLQLQSFATVTSEVQLLEVASLQEGTIDGIIVSNRELEDFSFDMTGEQALYLLKSNALAKVRAKHGEDLLILAEGRVGIIDRPQADSTRSAKLYITELREAGAVGAIMGGALAVDGGGYQQVAKMAQL
- a CDS encoding predicted protein; amino-acid sequence: MTLALMVVTGRVNTDQAAPDTASLEHIRVYLGLCQAQREHSSNPSTATSTTPTLMNMRFNGWPIALQCIFLFLSQSVVINGSINGAENCDLDCLNNGYCTYILEDNGELARHVQSGSLVEECICPSGYGGLACDYRVQQCSLPDRVCHNGVPCAQSKISGTWMCDCTIADRVSAFAGKMCRDPYTEYCSGRFDPDSSLTFCTNGGKCKSTLMGAQVGPENVSTNTAYQHLGCTCNDAFYGPHCEFLRYGPEHSQDGPIENLRAEPIVTKRTSISVFFVASFLALAFGIAVFLQRRRRHRERVFGNARTPSCAGEVMDEGHFVMPGGDEDGHAMT
- a CDS encoding predicted protein; the encoded protein is MRASNAALCVLLILTGCQLEGSRKYTSKFNPIVCDDGCVSKSRITPLNGQKEFHSHQRPSYYPDSSALQSRLSWSSVPRADKMHNETFVHRQKRTPLKSNQPIVFLDVGPQKTSTSGIQSFLADNEDGLKLHDNITLPAPFPIRIGNSTKMLRFINSRHLIFCFSSKETRPKQWRQYLSLSPPLFHCEEVLSAFLDFVRTARASSKNILMSVECLSFLNAAQIQHFVKTCFVGWEIRVIVVYRRFDEWLPSFHFQDTRSDRAHLRSTLVEYLDSPESLHAAEFAYSHAVAQRYRSIDPNLTMLNFHHIDSNRSLIEEFLCRGLQGLAPHTCRIAEKCVAPKENSGYSLDAGFVLAVALKKNLLSRNDRVTNGTISLQYEKLLFESIDQKLQESTNLPFFCATEPVQQYIRNRTMEWFPFDLDFLAAKQSTGYNKNRPPFCSLDASALCERDDWQLFLRGL
- a CDS encoding predicted protein — translated: MQSLLADLDTNGRGKTRTVALDVRSPAEVSQTGPLSPSVITFPLNLIQEGAFAMPEKEFQKKYGIAKPLPDERLVFSCKSGMRAGMAADIAAKAGYKNVVVYPGGSAEWF
- a CDS encoding predicted protein → MGDRTSTPYRSDGKTSRSSPKIFAGACILAVFVAISEYRSSIGNLSCAFDQEGPTVVETTRWSTAAASKHSFGFFDDIPDSTWERMRRKALSFEQYANPADPNQGWEKPWRWYLDNLQPEFTCPHWVCDPHRLMKKDCLVYSFGSKGQYDFEDGLIDIVGQHCEIHVFDFGSFDRTENSERNIHYHQWGLGSSYDRQYNDAFINGEEILSFSEIQDKLKHKGRTIDLLKIDCERCEWANYKDWVGVDARQILIEIHGIPSPVKATKSYRLPMNATDFFDALTEQSFVTFNKEVNVHNRECYEFSFLKLDEPFWADRLTPISD